A genomic stretch from Seriola aureovittata isolate HTS-2021-v1 ecotype China chromosome 13, ASM2101889v1, whole genome shotgun sequence includes:
- the crip2 gene encoding cysteine-rich protein 2, giving the protein MASKCPKCDKTVYFAEKVSSLGKDWHKLCLKCDRCNKLLNAGGHAEHDGRPYCHKPCYAALFGPKGVNIGGAGSYVYDTPANSNATGVDSASKAEEKRVYAPKAPSKAGSITTFSGEANLCPRCNKKVYFAEKVTSLGKDWHRPCLRCERCSKTLSAGSHAEHDGQPYCHKPCYAVLFGPKGVNTGGVGSYIYDKEPSAVTQP; this is encoded by the exons ATGGCTTCAAAGTGTCCCAAGTGTGATAAGACGGTGTATTTCG CTGAAAAGGTGTCATCACTGGGGAAAGACTGGCACAAGTTGTGTCTCAAGTGCGACCGCTGCAACAAGCTTCTTAATGCGGGAGGCCACGCTGAG CATGATGGAAGGCCCTACTGCCACAAACCGTGCTATGCTGCCCTCTTTGGGCCAAAAG GTGTGAACATTGGTGGAGCAGGCTCTTATGTGTATGACACTCCAGCCAACAGCAATGCTACTGGTGTGGATTCAGCCAGCAAGGCTGAGGAGAAGCGTGTGTACGCACCGAAGGCACCTTCGAAAG CTGGCAGCATCACCACTTTTTCCGGAGAGGCCAACCTGTGTCCCCGCTGCAACAAGAAGGTGTATTTTG CTGAGAAGGTGACATCACTGGGCAAGGACTGGCATCGACCCTGTCTGCGCTGTGAGAGGTGCAGCAAGACTCTATCTGCTGGCAGCCACGCagag caTGACGGCCAGCCCTACTGCCACAAGCCCTGCTATGCCGTTCTCTTCGGGCCCAAAG GCGTGAACACTGGTGGTGTGGGCAGCTACATCTATGACAAGGAGCCCAGTGCAGTGACCCAGCCTTGA